ATAATTTTCAATTATGTTTATAATCTCATCAAGATTTAATCTTGATGAATCAAAATATTCACAATCCCTTTTATTTATGCTTAGAATAGATTTATTAATCAAGCTACCAGCATAAATAATACAATCAGCTTCCTCTATTAACCTATAGGCTTTAACTGTTAATAGTTCGACATCTCCAGGACCTGCACCAACAAAATATAGATTCATCTATCCTCTCTCTTCGGAATAAGCACCATTATCTTTAGGCTGTCATCCTTCAAATTTGATAAATCATTTACATCTTTTAAATTAATAATTAATTCATCTGACAAAGAAAAATTTTGACACACCCAAATATTAAAATTTGACAATAACATCTTAGATTTTATTAAGAAACTCTTTATAGCATTAATATTATCACATAGTATAAATAGCTTTTCTCCAATATAATCTTTTAGTATTATATCTATATCATCCTTCCCATGAAAGGAGAAAAAGTTCATATCACTCCAATTACATCTTAAATATGCAGAAAAGGCTTGAACAATACTAATTCCTGGGATTACCTCTACATTATCTTTGCCAAATCTATCAACTATAAACCTAGAAATACTATAAAAACCAGCATCCCCTGAAACTAATACACTAACTTCATTTTTTCTATATTTGGCAATAATATTGATTGTATCCTCTACTAGATTTGTTGGTACTATATAATACTTATTAGGCGCAAAACTCATAAAACGTGAGGGACCAATAATCAAATTAGAACATTCTATCTTATTAAGTGCCTCTAAGGTTAAATATTTTTTATTACCAGGTCCAACTGATATAATGTTTATTTTTGATCTATGTGTTTTTTCCAATTAAAGATCCTTTCATATCACATAAATAGATTTCTGCTTTTATTTTGTAGTCTTTATAAATTCTCTCTGCTATATCAATTGCGATAATGTCAAAATTATAACCTTCTTTAACAATTTCTTCAACAGTGTTATAATTAGCATTTATATTTAATCTATCAGCAATATATTTTATTGGAGATGGGGCATATTTAGAGTGTGTGTAATAATGCCCCATTGCCATTTTTGCAATCTTTCCAGGATGGCCTATTATATTTATTTCAGTAATTAACCTATCTTTTAAGTAATCAAAGGTAAAATCAAAGAAATTTGATACATTAACATAGGGGCTTTTTTCAAAATAGATATCCAAACATTTCTTCCCTATGCGACCTGGAATTAAGAAAAAATTATAAATATTATTTGCCAATAATACATCTATTTCACATTTAATTGTCTCTTTTACAGCTTCTATACTCATTGGCTTTACAATACCTGTTGAACCTAAAATAGATAGCCCTCCTAGAATACCCAATTTTTCATTGTAGGTTTTTTTTGCTAAATACATACCATCATCAACAGTTAAAAATATGAATGCTGTAAATTTATTTTTTATTAAAGGTAATATATTTTCCCTTATCATCTTTTTAGGGATAGGGTTTATAGCGTACTCACCTACATCAACTTGGAGACCTTTTTTTGCAATAATACCTATACCAGACCCACCAACTATATAAACATTTCCCT
This genomic interval from Deferribacterota bacterium contains the following:
- the cbiD gene encoding cobalt-precorrin-5B (C(1))-methyltransferase CbiD gives rise to the protein MKQFLRCGFTTGAAAAAASKAAVIYKLFKKKPEYIRIINPNGKPLDINVFYNKDIAYVIKDGGDDIDVTDKAVVAAEVILFNGKGNVYIVGGSGIGIIAKKGLQVDVGEYAINPIPKKMIRENILPLIKNKFTAFIFLTVDDGMYLAKKTYNEKLGILGGLSILGSTGIVKPMSIEAVKETIKCEIDVLLANNIYNFFLIPGRIGKKCLDIYFEKSPYVNVSNFFDFTFDYLKDRLITEINIIGHPGKIAKMAMGHYYTHSKYAPSPIKYIADRLNINANYNTVEEIVKEGYNFDIIAIDIAERIYKDYKIKAEIYLCDMKGSLIGKNT
- the cbiE gene encoding precorrin-6y C5,15-methyltransferase (decarboxylating) subunit CbiE is translated as MEKTHRSKINIISVGPGNKKYLTLEALNKIECSNLIIGPSRFMSFAPNKYYIVPTNLVEDTINIIAKYRKNEVSVLVSGDAGFYSISRFIVDRFGKDNVEVIPGISIVQAFSAYLRCNWSDMNFFSFHGKDDIDIILKDYIGEKLFILCDNINAIKSFLIKSKMLLSNFNIWVCQNFSLSDELIINLKDVNDLSNLKDDSLKIMVLIPKREDR